One stretch of Streptomyces sp. R21 DNA includes these proteins:
- a CDS encoding protein kinase family protein, translated as MPETDSVHATRLSAYATVSASLSLLGERRLGDAVAAAPALGSGIGGRSAELDVDGVRVFVKRVPLTDLELRPGNVRSTANLFDLPVFYQYGMGSAGFSAWRELAAHLMTTQWVLGGEHAGFPLLYHWRILPDRPPTGFVDAFGGIDGAVAHWEGSPAVRRRLEAIGSSSASLVLFLEHVPQTLAAWLGEQRDAASAASDAVSRYSWIEEAQARTTAFMSARGLVHFDGHFANLLTDGQQVYFTDFGLASSTAFELSAQEAAFLADHLVYDRCYAPTHLLRHHLLDHVRGDVDRDTFLREWAAGHRADGVPPEIGAIIDRHARTAVVLDDFHRRLLTQSKRTPFPAADLRETLAA; from the coding sequence ATGCCCGAGACCGACTCGGTCCACGCCACACGTCTGTCCGCGTACGCGACGGTGAGCGCGAGCCTCTCGCTGCTCGGCGAGCGCCGGCTCGGTGACGCCGTGGCTGCCGCGCCCGCCCTCGGCTCCGGCATCGGCGGCAGATCGGCGGAGCTGGACGTGGACGGCGTACGCGTCTTCGTGAAGCGTGTTCCCCTCACGGACCTGGAGCTACGGCCGGGGAACGTGCGATCGACAGCCAATCTGTTCGACCTGCCCGTGTTCTACCAGTACGGGATGGGGTCGGCGGGGTTCAGCGCCTGGCGCGAGCTGGCGGCGCACCTCATGACCACCCAGTGGGTACTCGGGGGCGAGCACGCGGGGTTCCCGCTGCTGTATCACTGGCGGATACTGCCCGACCGGCCGCCCACGGGGTTCGTCGACGCGTTCGGCGGCATCGACGGGGCCGTCGCCCACTGGGAGGGCTCACCGGCGGTGCGCCGCCGGCTGGAGGCCATCGGCAGCTCCTCCGCGAGCCTGGTGCTCTTCCTGGAACATGTGCCGCAGACGCTCGCCGCATGGCTGGGCGAGCAGCGGGACGCCGCCTCCGCGGCATCGGACGCCGTCTCGCGCTACTCGTGGATCGAAGAGGCCCAGGCGCGCACGACGGCCTTCATGAGCGCCCGCGGACTGGTCCACTTCGACGGGCACTTCGCCAACCTGCTGACCGACGGACAGCAGGTGTACTTCACGGACTTCGGCCTCGCGTCGAGTACGGCCTTCGAACTCTCCGCGCAGGAGGCCGCCTTCCTGGCGGACCACCTCGTCTACGACCGCTGCTACGCCCCGACCCATCTGCTCCGCCACCACCTGCTCGATCACGTACGCGGCGACGTCGACCGCGACACGTTTCTGCGCGAATGGGCCGCGGGCCACCGGGCGGACGGCGTCCCGCCGGAAATCGGCGCGATCATCGACCGGCACGCCCGGACCGCAGTGGTCCTGGACGACTTCCACCGCCGACTGCTCACGCAGAGCAAACGCACCCCGTTCCCCGCCGCCGACCTCCGGGAGACGCTGGCCGCGTGA
- a CDS encoding TatD family hydrolase translates to MRIFDPHIHMTSRTTDDYEAMYASGVRAVVEPAFWLGQPRTTVGSFTDYFDALLGWEPFRAAQFGIQHFCTIALNPKEANDPRCLPVLDELPRYLAKDRVVAVGEIGYDSMTKEEDEVLARQLELAVEHELPVLVHTPHRDKAAGTRRTLAVVRESGIPPEHVLVDHLNELTVGLVKESGSWLGFSVYPRTKMSEDRMVRILREHGTERVLVNSAADWGRSDPLKTRSTADAMLADGFTEDEVDQVVWRNPVAFYAQSGRLDLDEPKPDDAALFEGNSIRRGGE, encoded by the coding sequence ATGCGCATCTTCGACCCACACATCCACATGACCTCCCGCACCACCGACGACTACGAGGCCATGTACGCCTCCGGCGTCCGTGCCGTCGTCGAACCCGCCTTCTGGCTGGGCCAGCCGCGCACCACGGTCGGCTCGTTCACGGACTACTTCGACGCGCTGCTGGGCTGGGAGCCCTTCCGTGCCGCCCAGTTCGGCATCCAGCATTTCTGCACGATCGCGCTGAACCCGAAGGAGGCGAACGATCCGCGCTGCCTTCCCGTTTTGGACGAACTGCCGCGCTATCTCGCCAAGGACCGTGTCGTCGCGGTCGGTGAGATCGGCTACGACTCGATGACGAAGGAGGAGGACGAAGTCCTCGCCCGTCAGCTGGAATTGGCCGTCGAGCACGAGCTGCCCGTGCTCGTACACACCCCGCACCGCGACAAGGCGGCCGGCACCCGCCGCACGCTGGCCGTGGTCCGCGAGTCGGGCATCCCACCCGAGCATGTCCTCGTCGACCATCTCAACGAGCTGACCGTCGGCCTGGTCAAGGAAAGCGGCAGCTGGCTGGGTTTCTCCGTCTATCCCAGGACCAAGATGAGCGAGGACCGGATGGTGCGGATCCTGCGCGAGCACGGCACCGAGCGCGTCCTCGTCAACTCGGCCGCGGACTGGGGCCGCAGCGACCCGCTCAAGACCCGCAGCACCGCCGACGCGATGCTCGCCGACGGGTTCACCGAGGACGAGGTCGACCAGGTCGTATGGCGCAATCCGGTCGCCTTCTACGCGCAGAGCGGACGGCTGGACCTGGACGAGCCCAAGCCCGACGACGCGGCACTCTTCGAGGGCAACTCCATCCGCCGCGGCGGAGAGTGA
- the eboE gene encoding metabolite traffic protein EboE, with protein MRLLHTDGTTVHLAYCSNVHAAESLDGVLAQLADHAEPVRRELGADLLGIGLWLARDVVAELAARPSAVAELRHELALRGLETVTLNAFPYEGFHREVVKKDVYLPDWADEERLRYTLACARVLAGLLPDDAVRGSVSTLPLAWRTPWPADRAERARRALDRLAAGLAELHRDTGRRIRVAFEPEPGCVVEDTVQAAREFGGLDPEWLGICLDTCHLAVQFEEPGTALARLAAAGLPVVKVQASAALQADHPTEPATRAALERFAEPRFLHQTRTRAVDGTVLGVDDLPEALTGRLPADSPWRIHFHSPLHAAAEAPLRTTVPVLSDTLRALLGGPTALCDHIEVETYTWNVLPQSLRPAGPAALATGLAAELTWARNQLLALGLTTDR; from the coding sequence ATGCGCCTCCTCCACACGGACGGCACGACCGTTCATCTCGCCTACTGCAGCAATGTGCACGCCGCCGAGAGCCTCGACGGCGTGCTGGCCCAACTCGCCGACCACGCCGAGCCGGTGCGCCGGGAACTCGGCGCCGATCTGCTGGGCATCGGGCTGTGGCTGGCCCGTGACGTGGTCGCCGAACTCGCCGCGCGCCCGTCCGCCGTCGCCGAACTGCGCCACGAACTGGCCCTGCGCGGCCTGGAGACCGTCACCCTCAACGCCTTCCCCTACGAGGGCTTCCACCGCGAGGTCGTCAAGAAGGACGTCTATCTGCCGGACTGGGCTGACGAGGAGCGGCTGCGCTACACCCTGGCCTGCGCCCGTGTCCTCGCCGGCCTGCTGCCGGACGACGCCGTACGGGGTTCGGTGTCGACGCTGCCGCTCGCCTGGCGCACCCCCTGGCCCGCCGACCGTGCGGAGCGGGCCCGGCGCGCCCTGGACCGGCTCGCCGCCGGACTCGCCGAACTGCACCGCGACACCGGGCGCCGGATCCGGGTGGCGTTCGAGCCGGAGCCGGGGTGCGTGGTGGAGGACACCGTGCAGGCGGCACGGGAGTTCGGCGGCCTCGATCCGGAGTGGCTCGGCATCTGCCTGGACACCTGCCATCTCGCCGTGCAGTTCGAGGAGCCGGGTACGGCGCTGGCACGGCTGGCCGCGGCCGGGCTGCCGGTGGTCAAGGTGCAGGCGTCGGCCGCCCTCCAGGCCGACCACCCGACGGAGCCCGCGACACGGGCGGCCCTGGAGCGGTTCGCCGAGCCGCGCTTCCTGCACCAGACCCGCACGCGCGCAGTGGACGGCACGGTGCTCGGCGTCGACGACCTGCCCGAGGCCCTCACGGGCCGACTGCCCGCCGACTCGCCCTGGCGCATCCACTTCCACTCTCCGCTGCACGCCGCGGCCGAGGCTCCGCTGCGCACGACGGTCCCGGTGCTCTCCGACACCCTGCGCGCGCTGCTCGGCGGGCCCACGGCACTGTGCGACCACATCGAGGTCGAGACGTACACCTGGAACGTCCTTCCGCAGAGCCTGCGCCCCGCGGGGCCGGCCGCCCTGGCCACCGGTCTCGCCGCCGAACTCACCTGGGCCCGCAACCAGTTGCTGGCCCTCGGACTGACCACCGACCGCTAG
- a CDS encoding protein kinase, with product MSDEGRLVAGRYRLVERIGQGGMGTVWRAQDEVLDRQVALKRLHAHPHLAHDELATLYERTRREARSAGRIAHPHVVVVHDVVDDEGLPCIVMEYVPSVTLADLLKGGRTLPPEEAARIGLGMIAALRAAHAADVLHRDVKPGNVLLAAEGRVVLTDFGIALTTGTSTLTKTGEMVGSIDYMAPERMRGRTPGPASDLWALGATLYQAVEGRPPFRKDTAVETAYAIAVDPLPPMKQAGALEPLIDALLVKEPGERPNAEQTERALRIVRDGGPAAVTVSTAMVRAWHGSGSKNGLGDGYGDGEAAGTAAAGATRLAPEPPTPTRADADPGRAGGGRRGRGGKRRRPVRVAVAVTVVAAAVAGGLYYVTQRDGRDGAQASGSATPSYTPPPVPQGFHLVSDKGLGVSFPVPDGWTAVKTTSEQVSYTDKTRLVELTIGTVEPAGPNPMAHFKSIEANTKVNYSTYRKLRMEKTSFRGLPAAVWEFTFQGRARAFRAIDLGFGQEGGREYDLYLSAPDARWDTYRPVFDKVRAGFTTTAS from the coding sequence GTGTCGGACGAGGGACGGCTCGTCGCCGGGCGGTACCGGCTGGTGGAGCGGATCGGCCAGGGCGGCATGGGCACGGTGTGGCGCGCCCAGGACGAGGTGCTGGACCGGCAGGTCGCGCTCAAGAGACTGCATGCGCATCCCCACCTGGCCCACGACGAACTCGCCACGCTGTACGAGCGCACGCGCCGCGAGGCACGCAGCGCGGGCCGGATCGCGCACCCCCATGTGGTCGTCGTCCATGATGTCGTGGACGACGAGGGGCTGCCCTGCATCGTCATGGAGTACGTCCCCTCCGTCACGCTCGCGGACCTGCTCAAGGGCGGCCGGACCCTCCCGCCCGAGGAGGCGGCCCGTATCGGTCTCGGCATGATCGCCGCGCTGCGCGCCGCGCACGCCGCCGACGTACTGCACCGTGACGTCAAGCCCGGCAACGTGCTGCTCGCCGCGGAGGGCCGTGTCGTCCTCACCGACTTCGGCATCGCCCTGACGACCGGAACCTCGACGCTGACCAAGACCGGCGAGATGGTCGGTTCCATCGACTACATGGCTCCGGAGCGGATGCGCGGACGCACGCCCGGCCCCGCCTCCGACCTGTGGGCCCTGGGAGCGACTCTCTATCAGGCGGTGGAGGGCCGGCCCCCGTTCCGCAAGGACACGGCGGTCGAGACCGCGTACGCCATCGCCGTCGACCCGCTGCCTCCGATGAAGCAGGCCGGAGCGCTGGAGCCGCTCATCGACGCGCTGCTCGTCAAGGAACCCGGCGAGCGGCCGAACGCCGAACAGACGGAACGGGCGCTGCGGATCGTACGGGACGGCGGACCGGCGGCGGTGACCGTGTCGACGGCGATGGTCCGCGCCTGGCACGGGAGCGGCTCCAAGAATGGACTCGGTGACGGCTACGGGGACGGCGAGGCCGCGGGCACGGCAGCGGCCGGGGCCACCCGCCTGGCGCCGGAGCCGCCCACGCCCACGCGCGCGGACGCAGACCCGGGGCGGGCCGGAGGCGGGCGCCGGGGCCGTGGTGGCAAGCGGCGCCGGCCGGTCCGCGTCGCCGTGGCCGTGACGGTTGTGGCCGCGGCCGTGGCGGGCGGCCTCTACTACGTGACCCAGCGCGACGGACGCGACGGTGCGCAGGCCTCCGGCTCGGCCACGCCGTCGTACACCCCACCGCCCGTGCCCCAGGGGTTCCACCTCGTCAGCGACAAGGGGCTCGGCGTGTCCTTCCCCGTGCCGGACGGGTGGACGGCTGTGAAGACGACGTCCGAGCAGGTCAGCTACACGGACAAGACCCGCCTGGTCGAGCTCACCATCGGCACGGTGGAACCCGCCGGGCCGAACCCGATGGCGCACTTCAAGAGCATCGAGGCGAACACCAAGGTCAACTACTCGACGTACCGGAAGCTGCGCATGGAGAAGACGTCGTTCCGCGGACTGCCCGCGGCCGTCTGGGAGTTCACCTTCCAGGGGCGAGCGCGGGCGTTCCGCGCCATCGACCTCGGCTTCGGACAGGAGGGCGGCCGCGAGTACGACCTCTACCTCTCGGCGCCCGACGCACGCTGGGACACCTACCGTCCCGTCTTCGACAAGGTCAGGGCCGGGTTCACGACGACCGCCAGCTGA
- a CDS encoding alkaline phosphatase family protein produces the protein MPQPLVVLDIVGLTPRLLQHMPAVSALAERGYRARLNTVLPAVTCSVQSTLLTGVLPREHGIVGNGWYFRDVGDVLLWRQHNELVGGDKLWDAARRSDPGYTVANICWWYAMGADVDWTVTPRPVYYSDGRKEPDCYTYPPSLHDELTDRLGPFPLFTYWGPNAGMPSSQWILGAARQIFDEHHPDLTLVYLPHLDYEPQRTGPDSPETARAARELDDAVRPLIDHFLAAGATVVALSEYGIAPADRPVDINRALREAGLLEVYTQDGMEYLDPWKSRAFAVADHQIAHVYVRDPADLPKTAELVASLGGVAEVLDGDGKHAQGLDHERSGELVAVAEPGAWFTYYYWLDDARAPDFARQVEIHRKPGYDPAELLYDPEVPALKLRAAAQVARKKLGLRYRIQTVPLDPSGVRGSHGRLPDDPQDGPVLICSEPDGARDEIDATDVKELLLGLAQLPAHVSANDPATVAADDRTTAPGDDRA, from the coding sequence ATGCCCCAACCACTCGTCGTCCTCGACATCGTGGGCCTCACCCCCCGTCTCCTCCAGCACATGCCCGCCGTCTCCGCCCTCGCCGAGCGCGGCTACCGGGCCCGCCTCAACACGGTGCTCCCCGCCGTGACCTGCTCGGTCCAGTCCACCTTGCTGACCGGCGTACTCCCCCGCGAACACGGCATCGTCGGCAACGGTTGGTACTTCCGCGACGTCGGCGACGTACTGCTGTGGCGACAGCACAACGAACTGGTCGGCGGCGACAAGCTCTGGGACGCCGCCCGGCGCTCCGACCCGGGCTACACCGTGGCCAACATCTGCTGGTGGTACGCCATGGGCGCGGACGTCGACTGGACCGTCACCCCGCGGCCCGTGTACTACTCGGACGGCCGCAAGGAGCCGGACTGCTACACGTACCCGCCGTCCCTGCACGACGAACTGACCGACAGGCTCGGCCCGTTCCCGCTGTTCACCTACTGGGGCCCGAACGCCGGGATGCCGTCCAGTCAGTGGATCCTCGGCGCCGCCCGGCAGATCTTCGACGAACACCACCCCGACCTCACCCTGGTCTACCTCCCCCACCTCGACTACGAGCCGCAGCGCACCGGCCCCGACTCCCCCGAGACGGCCCGCGCCGCCCGTGAACTCGACGACGCGGTACGCCCGTTGATCGACCACTTCCTCGCCGCGGGCGCCACGGTGGTGGCGCTCAGCGAGTACGGGATCGCGCCCGCCGACCGTCCCGTGGACATCAACCGCGCGCTGCGCGAGGCGGGGCTGCTGGAGGTCTACACCCAGGACGGCATGGAGTACCTGGACCCGTGGAAGTCCCGCGCCTTCGCCGTCGCCGACCACCAGATCGCGCACGTCTACGTCCGTGATCCGGCCGACCTGCCGAAGACCGCCGAGCTGGTCGCCTCGCTCGGTGGCGTCGCCGAAGTCCTCGACGGGGACGGCAAGCACGCGCAGGGCCTGGACCACGAGCGCTCCGGTGAACTCGTCGCCGTCGCCGAGCCCGGCGCCTGGTTCACGTACTACTACTGGCTGGACGACGCCCGCGCCCCGGACTTCGCCCGCCAGGTCGAGATCCACCGCAAGCCCGGCTACGACCCCGCCGAGCTGCTGTACGACCCCGAGGTGCCCGCTCTGAAACTGCGCGCGGCGGCCCAAGTGGCCCGCAAGAAGCTCGGGTTGCGCTACCGCATCCAAACGGTGCCGCTCGATCCGTCCGGGGTCCGCGGCAGCCACGGGCGGCTGCCCGACGACCCGCAGGACGGTCCCGTACTGATCTGCTCGGAGCCGGACGGCGCCCGCGACGAGATCGACGCCACCGACGTCAAGGAGCTCCTGCTGGGGCTGGCGCAACTCCCCGCGCACGTCAGCGCGAATGACCCCGCGACCGTAGCCGCAGATGACCGTACGACCGCCCCCGGAGACGACCGTGCCTGA
- a CDS encoding cytochrome P450, with protein MPENALPALPMQRTTLLDPPADFARLREQGPMSRIALWAGNTPWLVTRYEDARSVLADPRFSSENVREGFPGLQPTPPPRSPGQLFAMDPPDHTRLRRMLIPDFTFRRVEELRSAIGHLADDLIDDLLAKQPSTADLVEHFTPPLPLLVICELLGVPYADREFIHRQAAAFATVSAGPEAMRAGWAALFGYLSELLAAKSADPGDDLVSRLATERVATGEATAPEAAGLAVQLLIAGHETTASMLSLGVVTLLSHPGQLAALRADPALLPGTVEELLRYLSVVHIGLRRIATQDVEIGGVTVRAGEGVVVSLQAANRDPRAFADPDAFDITRDAHHHLAFGHGLHHCLGQSLARAELQIALPALLRRLPDLTLAAPAEDFALQGRAIHGVSRLPVSWRSS; from the coding sequence GTGCCTGAGAACGCCCTGCCGGCCCTGCCCATGCAGCGGACCACCCTGCTCGACCCGCCCGCCGACTTCGCACGGCTGCGCGAGCAGGGGCCGATGAGCCGGATCGCCCTCTGGGCCGGCAACACCCCGTGGCTGGTCACCCGTTACGAGGACGCCCGGTCCGTGCTGGCCGATCCCCGGTTCAGCTCCGAGAACGTCCGCGAGGGGTTCCCCGGACTCCAGCCGACGCCGCCGCCGCGCTCCCCGGGGCAGCTGTTCGCCATGGATCCACCCGACCACACCCGGCTGCGGCGCATGCTCATCCCCGACTTCACCTTCCGCCGGGTCGAGGAACTCCGCTCTGCCATCGGGCACTTGGCCGACGACCTGATCGACGATCTGCTGGCCAAGCAGCCGTCCACCGCCGACCTGGTGGAGCACTTCACGCCTCCGCTGCCCCTGTTGGTCATCTGCGAGCTGCTCGGAGTGCCGTACGCGGACCGGGAGTTCATCCACCGGCAGGCCGCCGCATTCGCCACCGTCAGCGCGGGACCCGAGGCGATGCGGGCGGGCTGGGCCGCGCTGTTCGGCTACTTGTCCGAACTGCTTGCAGCCAAGTCCGCGGATCCGGGCGACGACCTGGTGAGCCGCCTCGCGACCGAGCGCGTGGCCACCGGCGAGGCCACCGCGCCCGAGGCGGCCGGGCTGGCGGTCCAGCTCCTCATCGCCGGCCACGAGACGACGGCGAGCATGCTGTCGCTGGGCGTGGTCACCTTGCTCTCCCATCCCGGGCAACTGGCGGCACTGCGGGCCGATCCGGCGCTGCTGCCGGGCACCGTCGAGGAGTTGCTGCGCTATCTGAGCGTGGTCCACATCGGTCTGCGCCGCATCGCCACCCAGGACGTGGAGATCGGCGGCGTCACGGTCCGGGCGGGCGAGGGGGTCGTCGTCTCCCTCCAGGCGGCCAACCGCGACCCGCGCGCCTTCGCCGACCCTGACGCCTTCGACATCACCCGCGACGCCCACCACCACCTGGCCTTCGGCCACGGGCTGCACCACTGCCTCGGCCAGTCCCTCGCCCGGGCGGAACTCCAGATCGCACTGCCCGCACTGTTGCGGCGACTGCCGGACCTCACCCTGGCCGCCCCCGCCGAGGACTTCGCTCTCCAGGGCCGGGCCATCCACGGCGTGAGCCGTCTGCCCGTCAGCTGGCGGTCGTCGTGA